The following is a genomic window from Sphingomonas sinipercae.
GTTCGGCTGGCTGCATCGCCGTCGCATAGCCCCCGGCCCGCGCTTGCCACAAGCGGCGGTGGGTTAATTGGCCCTTTACCCTAACCGACAAGATGATCTTGAAGTTAACCGTGTAGCGGCTTCGGCATGATCCGGCCCTCCTCCTTGGCTCAACTTGCGCTGGCCGCGGCGGCGATGGCCGTACCCGCGCGCGTGGACGCCGTGCCTGCGTCGAAGAACGCGACCGGCGCCGCGACGCTGCTTCGGCCGTTGACCCTGCAAAAGAAAAGCGACCTCGATTTCGGCAACGTCATCGGCAGCGCCGCGGCCGGAACCGTCGTCCTCAACCCGGCGACGACGGCAGTGACCACAACCGGCGGGATTACGCGTGCAGGCGGCGTTCCAAGCGCCGCGCGCTTCACCGGCGCCGCGTCCGACGGGCCGGTGGTGAACATCAAGCTGCCGAACCAGCCGGTACTCCTGACCCGGGTCGGCGGGACCCAGACGGTCAGCTTGTCGGCCTTCACGCTCGACGGGCCCGCCAAGCGCGTGATGGGGACCGCGCCAAGCTTCGATTTCTCGGTCGGCGGCACGGTGACGATCCCCGCCAACCCGGTGGCCGGCGACTATGTCGGAACGTTCCCGGTGACCGTCCAATATCCCTGACCCGTTTAGGGGCGTGGTAAACTTTTCGCGTACCTCGACTCTTCAATCGCCAGTCATCCGCTTCGCCGACAATCGCGCTAACGACACATTGCGCGAAGGAAATCGACGTGGGGACTTCAAAGCTGATGATCGCGGCCCTTGCCGCAGCACTGACCGTGCCGACGGGCGCACAGGCCGCCGGCGTTCCGGCGACCACGGATTCGGGCGGCAAGGCACTAATCCTGGTGCCGTTGACGCTGACGAAGATCGACGACCTGGATTTCGGCACGGTCATCCCGTCGTCCGTGTCGGGGGTCGTCACCATCAACGCGACCACTGGCGCTCGCAGCTTCGCTGGCGGCGTGACGGGCATTTCGACGGTCGCCGGCAATCGCGCCGAATTCGCCGGTGCCGGCTCGCCCAGCCAGCAGGTCATCCTGGCGCTCTCGCCGCCGGCGCAGCTGACCAGCGCGGCAGGCGATACGGTCGACGTGCTTGGCCTGACGCTCAACGGCTCGGCGATCCGCACCATCGATCCGACCACCCGGGCGTTCTTCGTCGGCGTCGGTGGATCGCTGCTGATCGGCGGCGACCAGCCGGAAGGCGACTACAGCGCCGACTTCTCGCTGACCGCTATCTATCAATAGGATGCCTTGTCGCGGCTGGCGCGCGACCTTAAGTGCGCAGCTGCGATGAACGGACCACCGCCTCCTGAAACCTTCAAGGTGACTGCGCCGCAGGTTGCCTGTGACGGGTCGGGGGCGGTGTCGCCCGAATTGGGGCACCCGCGGGTCTTCCTTCGGATCGACCCCTCGGTCGGGTTCGTCGAGTGCGGTTATTGCGACCGCCGCTTCGTGCTCGAAGGGGGAGTCGCGGACACCGACTCGGCATGAGCATCGATCCGCGCCAGTTTATCTATCGACCCGGCCTGCTCGATCGCGACGACGCCAAGCGTCTGGCGGGCGTGCACCTGTCCGGCTGCGACGATGGCGAGCTGTTCCTCGAATATAGCGCGAGTGAGGGGTTCGGGTTCGACGACGGCCGGTTGAAGACCGCGGATTACAGCACCGGTTCGGGCTTCGGCCTGCGCGGGGTCAGCGGTGAGATGACCGCCTTCGCCCACGCCAACGAAATCAGCGCCGCCGCGATCGATCGCGCCGCCGCCACGCTCAAGCTGCTCGACCCCGCCAAGGGCGCGCCGTCGCCGTCCCCGGCCCGGACCAACCAGGCGATGTACGGCGCCGACGACCCGCTCAGCGCGGTTGCGTTTGCCGACAAGGTCGCGCTTTGCCAGCAGATCGATGCCGCCGCCCGCGCCCGCGACCCGCGGGTCGCGCAGGTCAGCGTCGCGCTTTCGGCAAGCTGGCGAGCGATCGAGATCGTCCGTTCCGACGGCTTCATTGCCTCCGACGTCCGCCCGCTGGTTCGCCTTGGGATCCAGATCGTCGCCGCCGACGGTGCAAGGCGCGAAACCGGCAGCTACGGCACCGGCGGCCGTTATCTTTACGACCGGCTGTTCGACCCGGCGGTCTGGAACCGCGGCATCGACGAGGCGCTGGCGCAGGCGATTACCAACCTGTCCTCGGTCGCGGCGCCCGCAGGCGAAATGCCGGTGGTGCTCGGCCCCGGCTGGTGCGGCGTGCTGCTTCACGAAGCGGTCGGCCACGGGCTGGAGGGCGATTTCAACCGCAAGGGCACCTCGGCCTTCAGTGGGCGCATCGGTGAGCGTGTCGCGGCGCCCGGCGTGACGGTGATCGACGACGGCGCGATCCGCGACCGGCGCGGGTCGCTGACGATCGATGACGAAGGCACCCCGACCCAGCGCAACGTGCTGATCGAAGACGGCGTCCTCAAAGGCTATATCCAGGACCGGCTCAATGCCCGGCTGATGGGCGTCGATCCGACCGGCAACGGCCGCCGCGAAAGCTTCGCGCACGCGCCGATGCCGCGGATGACCAACACCTTCATGCTCGGTGGCAACGACGATCCCGACGAGCTGATCACCCGCGTCCCCGACGGCATTTACGCCAAGAGCTTCGGCGGCGGGCAGGTCGATATCACCAGCGGCAAGTTCGTATTTTCCTGCACCGAGGCCTATCGAATCCGCGGCGGCAAGATCGCCGAGCCGGTCAAGGGCGCGACCCTGATCGGCGACGGTCCGACGGTGCTGACCCGGGTCAAGGGGATCGGCAACGACATGTGCCTCGACGAAGGCATCGGCGTTTGCGGCAAGGGCGGCCAATCGGTTCCCGCCGGGGTCGGGCAGCCGACATTGCTGATCGACGGGCTGACGGTCGGCGGCACCGCCGCTTGACCGAGGCCGCCGCAAACTGGCGTGCCGATGTCCTGAATTTCTGGTTCGGCCTGGGCTACGACCGCTGGTTCGGGGGCGATCCCGAACTGGATGAAGCGATCGCCGACCGCTTCCAGCATCTCTGGGCCGAGCAGCGCCAGCTACCGGTGGACAGTTTCCTTGCCGATCCCCGCACCGCGCTTGCCGCGGTCATCCTGTTCGACCAGTTCCCGCGCAACATGTTCCGCGGCTCGGCGGAACAGTTCGCCACCGACCATCTTGCGCTACAGATCGCAAAGGCGGCGGTTGCCCGCGATTTCGACGACGGGCTGTCCGACGACGAGCGCGCCTTCCTCTACCTGCCGTTCCAGCACAGCGAGGATCTCGATGACCAACGGCACTCGCTGCTGCTGGTGTCGGGGCTGAAGGATCAACGGTATCTGCCGTTTGCGCAAAAGCACCATGACGTCATCGAACGTTTCGGCCGCTTTCCCCACCGCAATGCGATCCTTGGCCGATCGCCGCGTCCCGACGAAATTGCCGCCGGCGACGTCGTCCCGTGGTGACTGCCGGCTAAGTTTACAGCAGGTGGGCGATCGGCCCGATGTCGACTCCGGCATCGGCGGCCGCGGCCTCGAGCTGGGCGACCGAAGCGCCCTGATGCCGACGGGCGACTGCCCAGGCGAGCGCCGACCGGGTTCCGGAGCGGCAGAACGCAAGCACCTTTCCGTCCGCGGACTCGAGCGCCTGGCGCATCAGTTCGACGTCCGCGGGGCCGATCCCCCGGACGATCGGGATGTGGCGGTAAGCGATGCCGGCTTTTACCGCAGCATCCTCGATCTCGGCGCTGCAGGGTTGGCCTTGATCCTCGCCGTCCGGCCGATTGTTGATGATCAGGGTCACGCCCTCATCCTTGAACTGGGCGATTTCGGCGGGCGTGACCTGGCCGCTCACGAATGTGGTGTCGTCGAGCTTGCGGATCATGCGCTTTCCTCCTCGAATGCCCGAACGCTTGCGAGCATCGCTTCTCCATAGCGCTCCAGCTTCGCTTCGCCCACGCCCTGAACTTCGGCAAGTTCGCGAAGCGTGCCCGGGCGCCGCTCGGCGATTCCGCGAAGCGTCGAATCGTGGAACACGACGTAGGGCGGAACCCCGGCGGCGGATGCCAATGATCGCCGCGCTTCCCGCAATGCCTCGAACAGCGGGTCGGCCGGACCGTCCGACGATCGCCGCCGCGACCCGCGCTTGCGCGGCGGGGGCACGGCAATGACCAGCCTCTCGTCGCCCTTCAGGATCGGCCTTGCGCCGGGGCCGAACGACAGCCCGCCATAGGCATCGGCGCGAAGCGCATCGCGGGCGATCAGCGCGCGCGACACCGGCTTTAACAAGGCGAGCTCGTCGGCGTCGGCAATGCCGAACACCGATAACCGGTCGTGGCCGAAGCTGCGCACCTTTTCGCTGTCATTGCCGCCCAGCACGTCGGCCAGGTGGGCGACCCCGAAGCGCATTTCCGTGCGGAACGCGGCGGAAAGCAGCTTTCGCGCAACTTCCGTCGCGTCGATCGTTGCCGGCGGGTTCAGGCAATTGTCGCAGTTGCCGCAGTTTTGCGCCGGCGCCTCGCCGAAGTGGCGCAGCAGGATGGCGCGGCGGCAGGAGGCCGATTCGACCATCGCGGCGAGCGCGTTCAACCGCTCGCGTTCGCCCTGGCGGCGATCGGGCTCGACCTCGGTTTCGATCCGCCGGCGGGCGCGCGCAAAGTCTTCCGCGGCCCAGAACAGCCAGGCCTCGGCCGGCTCGCCATCGCGACCGGCGCGGCCGGTTTCCTGGTAATAGGCCTCGATCGACTTGGGGATTGCGGCGTGGGCAACGAAACGCACGTCGGGCTTGTCGATCCCCATGCCGAAGGCGACGGTGGCGGCGATCACCATGTCTTCCGAAGCGACGAAGGCGGACTGGTTGCGCGACCGCACCTGCGGTTCCAGGCCGGCATGGTAAGGCGCGGCCTTGCGCCCGCCGGCGGCGATCGTCTCGGCGATCCGCTCCGCCTTGTCGCGGCTTGGCGCATAGACGATGCCGGAGCCGCCGTGGCTGGCAAGCAGCGTCTTGAGCTGACCGGGCAATCCGTCGCGCGGCAGCACGTGATAGCGGATGTTGGGCCGGTC
Proteins encoded in this region:
- a CDS encoding DUF4402 domain-containing protein; the protein is MIRPSSLAQLALAAAAMAVPARVDAVPASKNATGAATLLRPLTLQKKSDLDFGNVIGSAAAGTVVLNPATTAVTTTGGITRAGGVPSAARFTGAASDGPVVNIKLPNQPVLLTRVGGTQTVSLSAFTLDGPAKRVMGTAPSFDFSVGGTVTIPANPVAGDYVGTFPVTVQYP
- a CDS encoding DUF4402 domain-containing protein; its protein translation is MGTSKLMIAALAAALTVPTGAQAAGVPATTDSGGKALILVPLTLTKIDDLDFGTVIPSSVSGVVTINATTGARSFAGGVTGISTVAGNRAEFAGAGSPSQQVILALSPPAQLTSAAGDTVDVLGLTLNGSAIRTIDPTTRAFFVGVGGSLLIGGDQPEGDYSADFSLTAIYQ
- a CDS encoding zinc-finger domain-containing protein gives rise to the protein MNGPPPPETFKVTAPQVACDGSGAVSPELGHPRVFLRIDPSVGFVECGYCDRRFVLEGGVADTDSA
- the tldD gene encoding metalloprotease TldD; translated protein: MSIDPRQFIYRPGLLDRDDAKRLAGVHLSGCDDGELFLEYSASEGFGFDDGRLKTADYSTGSGFGLRGVSGEMTAFAHANEISAAAIDRAAATLKLLDPAKGAPSPSPARTNQAMYGADDPLSAVAFADKVALCQQIDAAARARDPRVAQVSVALSASWRAIEIVRSDGFIASDVRPLVRLGIQIVAADGARRETGSYGTGGRYLYDRLFDPAVWNRGIDEALAQAITNLSSVAAPAGEMPVVLGPGWCGVLLHEAVGHGLEGDFNRKGTSAFSGRIGERVAAPGVTVIDDGAIRDRRGSLTIDDEGTPTQRNVLIEDGVLKGYIQDRLNARLMGVDPTGNGRRESFAHAPMPRMTNTFMLGGNDDPDELITRVPDGIYAKSFGGGQVDITSGKFVFSCTEAYRIRGGKIAEPVKGATLIGDGPTVLTRVKGIGNDMCLDEGIGVCGKGGQSVPAGVGQPTLLIDGLTVGGTAA
- a CDS encoding DUF924 family protein, with protein sequence MTEAAANWRADVLNFWFGLGYDRWFGGDPELDEAIADRFQHLWAEQRQLPVDSFLADPRTALAAVILFDQFPRNMFRGSAEQFATDHLALQIAKAAVARDFDDGLSDDERAFLYLPFQHSEDLDDQRHSLLLVSGLKDQRYLPFAQKHHDVIERFGRFPHRNAILGRSPRPDEIAAGDVVPW
- a CDS encoding TIGR01244 family sulfur transferase, with translation MIRKLDDTTFVSGQVTPAEIAQFKDEGVTLIINNRPDGEDQGQPCSAEIEDAAVKAGIAYRHIPIVRGIGPADVELMRQALESADGKVLAFCRSGTRSALAWAVARRHQGASVAQLEAAAADAGVDIGPIAHLL
- the recQ gene encoding DNA helicase RecQ, with product MTSDPGTILKTVFGFDSFRGVQERVVDRVMAGRHTLAVMPTGAGKSLCYQLPALAREGTALVISPLIALMHDQIRSADAAGIRAAALTSADSDRERTIERLRAGELDLLYAAPERATTGSFQRLLGDVPLSLIAIDEAHCVSEWGHDFRPDYRLLRPLLDTFGGVPRLALTATADERTRSDILAQLGIPDDGLVIAGFDRPNIRYHVLPRDGLPGQLKTLLASHGGSGIVYAPSRDKAERIAETIAAGGRKAAPYHAGLEPQVRSRNQSAFVASEDMVIAATVAFGMGIDKPDVRFVAHAAIPKSIEAYYQETGRAGRDGEPAEAWLFWAAEDFARARRRIETEVEPDRRQGERERLNALAAMVESASCRRAILLRHFGEAPAQNCGNCDNCLNPPATIDATEVARKLLSAAFRTEMRFGVAHLADVLGGNDSEKVRSFGHDRLSVFGIADADELALLKPVSRALIARDALRADAYGGLSFGPGARPILKGDERLVIAVPPPRKRGSRRRSSDGPADPLFEALREARRSLASAAGVPPYVVFHDSTLRGIAERRPGTLRELAEVQGVGEAKLERYGEAMLASVRAFEEESA